A window from Chiroxiphia lanceolata isolate bChiLan1 chromosome 3, bChiLan1.pri, whole genome shotgun sequence encodes these proteins:
- the XPO1 gene encoding exportin-1 has product MPAIMTMLADHAARQLLDFNQKLDINLLDNVVNCLYHGEGAQQRMAQEVLTHLKEHPDAWTRVDTILEFSQNMNTKYYGLQILENVIKTRWKILPRNQCEGIKKYVVGLIIKTSSDPTCVEKEKVYIGKLNMILVQILKQEWPKHWPTFISDIVGASRTSESLCQNNMVILKLLSEEVFDFSSGQITQVKAKHLKDSMCNEFSQIFQLCQFVMENSQNAPLVHATLETLLRFLNWIPLGYIFETKLISTLIYKFLNVPMFRNVSLKCLTEIAGVSVSQYEEQFVTLFTLTMMQLKQMLPLNTNIRLAYSNGKDDEQNFIQNLSLFLCTFLKEHGLLIEKRLNLRETLMEALHYMLLVSEVEETEIFKICLEYWNHLAAELYRESPFSTSASPLLSGSQHFDVPPRRQLYLPVLSKVRLLMVSRMAKPEEVLVVENDQGEVVREFMKDTDSINLYKNMRETLVYLTHLDYADTERIMTEKLHNQVNGTEWSWKNLNTLCWAIGSISGAMHEEDEKRFLVTVIKDLLGLCEQKRGKDNKAIIASNIMYIVGQYPRFLRAHWKFLKTVVNKLFEFMHETHDGVQDMACDTFIKIAQKCRRHFVQVQVGEVMPFIDEILNNINTIICDLQPQQVHTFYEAVGYMIGAQTDQTVQEHLIEKYMLLPNQVWDSIIQQATKNVDILKDPETVKQLGSILKTNVRACKAVGHPFVIQLGRIYLDMLNVYKCLSENISAAIQANGEMVTKQPLIRSMRTVKRETLKLISGWVSRSNDPQMVAENFVPPLLDAVLIDYQRNVPAAREPEVLSTMAIIVNKLGGHITAEIPQIFDAVFECTLNMINKDFEEYPEHRTNFFLLLQAVNSHCFPAFLAIPPAQFKLVLDSIIWAFKHTMRNVADTGLQILYTLLQNVAQEETAAQSFYQTYFCDILQHIFSVVTDTSHTAGLTMHASILAYMFNLVEEGKISTPLNPGNPVNNQMFIQEYVANLLKSAFPHLQDAQVKLFVTGLFSLNQDIPAFKEHLRDFLVQIKEFAGEDTSDLFLEERETALRQAQEEKHKLQMSVPGILNPHEIPEEMCD; this is encoded by the exons GTATTAAAAAGTATGTTGTTGGCCTAATTATCAAGACCTCATCTGACCCAACGTGTGTAGAA aaagagaaagtGTATATTGGCAAACTGAATATGATCCTTGTTCAG ATCTTGAAACAGGAATGGCCCAAGCACTGGCCAACCTTTATAAGTGACATTGTGGGAGCCAGCAGGACTAGTGAGAGCCTTTGTCAGAACAACATGGTCATCCTTAAGCTCTTGAGTGAAGAGGTGTTTGATTTTTCCAGCGGCCAGATCACTCAAGTAAAAGCTAAGCATTTGAAAGACAG CATGTGCAATGAATTCTCTCAGATATTTCAGCTGTGTCAGTTTGTGATG GAAAACTCCCAAAATGCTCCCTTAGTCCACGCAACTTTGGAAACTTTGCTACGATTTCTGAACTGGATTCCTCTGGGATATATATTTGAGACCAAGTTAATCAGCACACTAATATACAAG TTCTTAAATGTTCCCATGTTTCGAAACGTCTCTTTGAAGTGCCTCACAGAGATTGCAGGGGTCAGTGTAAGCCAATATGAAGAACAATTTGTAACACTTTTTACACTGACCATGATGCAGTTAAAACAG ATGCTTCCTTTAAATACCAATATCCGACTTGCTTACTCGAATGGCAAAGATGATGAACAGAACTTCATCCAGAATCTCAGTTTGTTCCTCTGCACCTTCCTCAAGGAACATGGTCTGCTTATAGAGAAAAGATTAAATCTGAGGGAAACACTAATGGAG GCTCTTCATTACATGCTGTTGGTATCAGAAGttgaagaaactgaaattttcaaGATTTGTCTGGAATACTGGAACCATTTGGCTGCTGAGCTCTACAGGGAAAGTCCGTTCTCAACGTCCGCTTCTCCGCTGCTTTCGGGGAGCCAACACTTCGATGTTCCTCCAAGGAGGCAGCTTTACCTGCCTGTCTTGTCCAAG GTCCGGTTGCTCATGGTGAGCCGCATGGCCAAGCCTGAGGAAGTCCTGGTTGTGGAGAACGATCAAGGGGAGGTAGTTCGGGAATTCATGAAGGACACAGACTCCATAAACTTGTATAAAAACATGAGAGAAACGTTGG TTTATCTTACACACCTGGACTATGCAGACACAGAACGAATTATGACTGAAAAACTTCACAATCAAGTGAATGGGACAGAGTGGTCATGGAAAAACCTGAACACCCTGTGCTGGGCCATCGGCTCCATCAGCGGCGCGATGCACGAAGAGGATGAGAAGAGATTCCTGGTTACAGTAATTAAG GATCTCCTGGGACTGTGTGAACAAAAGCGAGGAAAGGACAATAAAGCCATTATTGCATCAAATATTATGTATATAGTAGGTCAATACCCTCGGTTTTTGAGAGCTCACTGGAAATTCTTGAAGACAGTAGTCAACAAGCTGTTTGAATTTATGCATG AAACCCACGATGGTGTCCAGGACATGGCTTGTGATACCTTCATCAAAATAGCACAGAAATGCCGCCGGCATTTTGTCCAGGTGCAGGTGGGAGAGGTGATGCCATTTATTGATGAAATCTTGAACAACATCAACACAATCATCTGTGACCTTCAGCCACAGCAG GTGCACACGTTTTACGAAGCAGTGGGATACATGATCGGGGCACAGACAGACCAGACTGTGCAGGAGCACCTGATAGAAAAGTACATGTTGCTGCCCAACCAGGTGTGGGACAGCATCATCCAACAGGCAACAAAG aatgtTGATATCCTAAAGGATCCTGAAACAGTCAAGCAGCTTGGTAGCATTCTGAAAACCAATGTGAGAGCGTGTAAAGCAGTTGGCCACCCCTTTGTGATTCAGCTTGGAAGAATTTATTTAGATATGCTGAATGTGTACAAGTGCctaagtgaaaatatttctgcagctaTTCAGGCTAATG GTGAAATGGTAACAAAGCAGCCCTTGATTAGAAGTATGAGGACTGTAAAAAGGGAAACTCTAAAACTAATTTCTGGCTGGGTGAGCAGGTCCAATGATCCACAGATG GTAGCTGAAAACTTTGTTCCTCCGTTGTTGGATGCAGTTCTCATCGACTACCAGCGGAACGTGCCTGCGGCGCGGGAGCCCGAGGTGCTCAGCACCATGGCCATCATTGTCAACAAGCTGGGGGGGCACATCACTGCTGAAATACCTCAGATCTTCGATGCTGTCTTTGAGTGCACATTAAACATGATCAACAAG GACTTTGAAGAATATCCTGAACATAGAACAAACTTCTTCTTGCTGCTCCAGGCTGTAAATTCTCACTGCTTCCCAGCCTTCCTGGCCATTCCACCTGCACAGTTCAAACTTGTTCTGGATTCTATTATTTGGGCTTTCAAACATACAATGAGAAACGTTGCAGATACAG GACTTCAGATCCTTTATACTCTACTCCAGAACGTTGCCCAGGAGGAGACGGCTGCCCAGAGCTTCTACCAGACGTATTTCTGCGACATCCTCCAGCACATCTTCTCCGTGGTGACGGACACCTCGCACACCGCAG GTTTGACAATGCATGCGTCAATCCTGGCCTACATGTTCAACTTGGTAGAAGAGGGAAAGATCAGTACTCCCCTAAACCCTGGGAATCCAGTGAACAACCAAATGTTTATCCAGGAGTATGTGGCCAATCTCCTCAAGTCTGCATTTCCTCACCTGCAAGA TGCCCAGGTGAAGCTGTTCGTAACAGGACTGTTCAGTTTAAACCAGGATATTCCTGCCTTCAAGGAACACCTAAGGGATTTCCTGGTCCAAATCAAG GAATTTGCAGGTGAAGACACATCAGACTTATTCTtagaggagagagaaacagcCCTTCGACAGGCTCAAGAGGAGAAACATAAACTTCAGATGTCTGTACCCGGCATCCTTAATCCACATGAAATTCCTGAGGAGATGTGcgattaa